The following proteins are encoded in a genomic region of Enterocloster clostridioformis:
- a CDS encoding TIGR01906 family membrane protein, translated as MKYLHRTAGIITAFCLMIILFITSVEAVVYWTPDYFEKEYAKYNVLDSLPSMTMNDLLHVTDEMMDYLRGDRDDLHVTTTMGGEQREFFNEREIAHMEDVQVLFLKALSIRRACLVLGAGLLILMAATRARMGRVLPPSLCMGTGLFFGLITVLGLIISTDFTKYFILFHHIFFTNDLWILDPATDMLINIVPEGFFMDTAARIALLFGSLSLVLFGVCLLLTVRNRRKEG; from the coding sequence ATGAAATATTTACACCGAACCGCCGGAATCATAACCGCATTTTGCCTGATGATTATTCTTTTTATCACGTCCGTGGAGGCAGTGGTATACTGGACGCCCGATTATTTTGAAAAGGAATACGCCAAATACAACGTGCTGGACAGCCTGCCGTCCATGACCATGAACGACCTTCTCCATGTGACGGATGAGATGATGGATTATCTCAGAGGAGACAGGGACGACCTTCACGTCACCACGACCATGGGCGGGGAACAGAGGGAATTCTTCAATGAACGTGAGATTGCCCACATGGAGGACGTGCAGGTCCTTTTCCTGAAGGCCCTGTCCATCCGCAGAGCATGTCTGGTCCTTGGCGCCGGTCTCCTCATCCTCATGGCTGCCACCAGAGCCAGGATGGGGCGGGTCCTTCCGCCTTCCCTGTGCATGGGGACAGGACTGTTTTTTGGGCTGATTACAGTCCTCGGGCTCATCATATCCACTGATTTCACCAAATACTTCATTCTGTTCCACCACATCTTCTTCACCAACGACCTGTGGATTCTGGACCCTGCCACGGATATGCTCATCAACATTGTTCCGGAAGGCTTCTTTATGGATACGGCTGCCCGCATTGCCCTGCTGTTTGGTTCCCTGTCCCTGGTCCTCTTTGGAGTCTGCCTGCTCCTCACCGTGAGAAACCGCAGGAAAGAAGGTTGA
- a CDS encoding ABC transporter permease subunit has protein sequence MTCSICLKFPGHEWFLSMVRAIGACYAALYVISNSAEGINPNRDMKCSICVMASGMLAAIGGAYLSIGDINMFSKNMVSGRGYTALSMVILGNRKPLWVALGGLVYGFAQSLQFGLQGVNVPPHLVQMLPYILTLTFLFYPELKEAAYKISRIMGESIKSDQIRGRTLPDIMENNQPIAQRGGYAFEEAVEADDL, from the coding sequence ATGACCTGTTCCATCTGTTTAAAATTTCCCGGCCATGAATGGTTCCTGAGCATGGTAAGGGCCATCGGCGCCTGCTATGCGGCCCTGTACGTTATCAGCAATTCAGCCGAGGGAATCAATCCCAACCGGGATATGAAATGCAGTATCTGTGTCATGGCCAGCGGCATGCTTGCCGCCATAGGCGGAGCCTACCTGTCCATCGGGGATATCAACATGTTCAGCAAGAACATGGTATCCGGCAGGGGATATACTGCCCTGTCCATGGTCATCCTTGGGAACCGGAAGCCGCTGTGGGTGGCTCTGGGAGGACTGGTGTACGGATTTGCCCAAAGCCTCCAGTTCGGGCTGCAGGGTGTCAACGTTCCGCCTCATCTGGTACAGATGCTGCCCTATATCCTGACCCTAACCTTCCTGTTTTATCCCGAACTGAAGGAGGCTGCCTATAAAATCTCCCGCATCATGGGTGAAAGCATCAAATCAGACCAAATCAGGGGAAGGACACTGCCGGATATCATGGAAAACAACCAGCCCATTGCCCAGAGGGGCGGATACGCCTTTGAGGAGGCGGTGGAAGCCGATGATTTATAG
- the trmB gene encoding tRNA (guanosine(46)-N7)-methyltransferase TrmB, whose amino-acid sequence MRLRHIQGAEETIASSPFVIQEPKQHRGTWNQVFGSSSPLEIEVGMGKGRFIMEKASANPDINYIGIERYSSVLLRGLQKRSEMDLENIYFMRIDAKDMAEIFAPGEVDRIYLNFSDPWPKDRHAKRRLTSPVFMSVYDKILAPRGVVEFKTDNRGLFEYSLESIPSAGWEITEHTFDLHNSTMAEGNVMTEYEMKFASEGKPICKLIARRTGTRGQDPA is encoded by the coding sequence ATGCGATTACGCCACATCCAGGGTGCCGAGGAAACCATTGCCTCCAGCCCATTTGTCATTCAGGAACCAAAACAGCACCGCGGCACATGGAACCAGGTATTCGGCAGCAGCAGCCCCCTTGAAATCGAGGTGGGAATGGGGAAAGGCCGTTTCATCATGGAAAAAGCATCCGCTAACCCGGATATCAATTATATAGGAATCGAACGCTATTCCAGCGTCCTGCTGCGGGGACTACAGAAACGCAGCGAAATGGACCTTGAAAACATTTACTTTATGCGCATCGACGCCAAGGACATGGCGGAAATCTTTGCCCCCGGCGAAGTGGACCGGATTTATCTGAACTTTTCAGACCCATGGCCAAAGGACCGTCATGCCAAGCGCAGGCTTACATCTCCTGTCTTTATGTCTGTGTACGACAAAATTCTGGCTCCCCGGGGAGTCGTTGAATTCAAGACCGATAACCGCGGACTCTTTGAATATTCCCTGGAATCCATACCCTCTGCCGGCTGGGAGATTACAGAGCATACCTTTGATCTTCACAACAGCACCATGGCAGAAGGCAATGTGATGACAGAGTATGAGATGAAGTTCGCCTCCGAGGGCAAGCCTATCTGCAAGCTCATTGCCCGGCGGACAGGCACCCGCGGCCAGGACCCTGCATAG
- a CDS encoding SH3 domain-containing protein: MSNVERTTSWQQIQQGVKEAERLIARKEYNLVMVRARQVLEYMVRCMAERACVVEGDLSDTIDQLYEGQWINKATKDNYHTIRILGNKAVHEGDDTAYDANQAFRLLTQEVYVFANEFAGGAGGRASRPSPAARNTSGRPAPRQGSGGGRSASGRNSQRVPARNTRSGPSRQGGPRKKRRRVSPAAYILRLLIPVLLVILLIVVIRVFMPGKDREADKTTTAPAVTTAPVEPAPTLPPEPETEPETEPPAETYRIKGNSVNVRSEPSTSGRILVQLSNGTEVVYVKRYDNDWAVINYDGQEAYVSSKFIEKVEPVASTGGETEGSEAQTDN; encoded by the coding sequence ATGTCGAATGTGGAGCGGACGACCAGCTGGCAGCAGATTCAGCAGGGCGTTAAGGAAGCAGAGCGATTGATTGCGCGCAAAGAATATAATCTTGTGATGGTCAGGGCCAGACAGGTCCTGGAATATATGGTAAGGTGCATGGCTGAGAGAGCGTGTGTGGTGGAAGGGGATTTGTCCGATACCATAGACCAGCTGTACGAAGGCCAGTGGATTAACAAGGCTACCAAGGATAATTACCATACCATCCGTATACTGGGAAATAAGGCGGTACATGAGGGGGATGACACGGCATATGATGCCAATCAGGCCTTCCGGCTGCTGACCCAGGAAGTGTATGTGTTTGCCAACGAATTTGCAGGAGGTGCGGGGGGCCGTGCGTCCAGGCCGTCCCCGGCTGCAAGGAATACATCAGGCCGTCCGGCTCCCAGGCAGGGTTCGGGCGGGGGCAGAAGCGCTTCCGGCAGAAACAGCCAGAGGGTACCTGCCAGGAATACCCGCAGCGGCCCGTCCCGCCAGGGCGGTCCCAGGAAGAAGCGCAGGCGTGTATCGCCGGCAGCATACATACTGAGACTGCTGATTCCGGTGCTGCTTGTTATACTTCTGATTGTGGTTATCCGTGTTTTCATGCCGGGCAAGGACAGGGAAGCAGATAAGACCACCACGGCGCCTGCCGTGACCACGGCGCCTGTGGAGCCCGCGCCCACGCTGCCCCCGGAACCTGAGACAGAGCCTGAGACAGAGCCGCCCGCAGAGACCTACAGGATTAAGGGAAACAGCGTCAATGTCCGCAGCGAGCCTTCCACCAGCGGCCGGATTCTGGTGCAGCTGAGCAACGGCACCGAGGTGGTGTATGTGAAGCGGTATGACAACGACTGGGCGGTTATTAACTACGACGGCCAGGAGGCATATGTATCCAGCAAGTTTATCGAAAAGGTAGAACCCGTGGCGTCAACCGGAGGGGAGACTGAGGGCAGCGAGGCCCAGACAGACAATTAG
- a CDS encoding V0D/AC39 family V-type ATPase subunit has product MGSLIAYSGIATKVKAMERWRIKDEQFLEMAALETVADAVQYLRAFPPYREIFGQVEDKDLHRGNIEQHLNLSQYRDFAKLYQFANIKQRRFLDLYFMHYEITILKTCLRNAAGHREQRQDLSMFRDFFGRHSALDLITLSQSQSMEEFIGNLKGSAYYGPLYQMLQNGRVTLPACETALDMLYFRSMWKIKDKYLSRNEQKIIAKCFGARMDMLNLQWICRSKKFYQLEPGEIYAMLIPIQLHLTRKEINRMVEAENLDILYGLIRASWYGRTGLVHLDENQDLDHLAHDIIDRIYQKASRKDPYSIAILNSYLYFKEREVERIITTIEKIRYGLGAS; this is encoded by the coding sequence ATGGGCAGCCTGATTGCTTACAGCGGCATTGCCACCAAGGTGAAGGCAATGGAACGCTGGCGTATAAAAGATGAGCAGTTCCTTGAGATGGCGGCCCTGGAAACCGTAGCGGATGCAGTGCAGTACCTGCGTGCCTTTCCGCCCTACCGGGAGATATTCGGCCAGGTGGAGGATAAGGATCTGCACAGGGGAAACATTGAGCAGCATCTGAATCTGTCCCAGTACAGGGATTTTGCAAAGCTTTACCAGTTTGCCAATATAAAGCAGAGGCGTTTCCTGGACCTGTACTTCATGCACTATGAGATTACCATTCTGAAGACCTGTCTGAGAAACGCGGCAGGCCACAGGGAACAGAGGCAGGACCTGTCCATGTTCCGTGATTTCTTTGGGAGGCATTCTGCCCTTGATCTAATCACGCTTTCCCAGTCCCAGAGCATGGAAGAGTTCATAGGGAATCTGAAGGGGTCCGCGTATTACGGGCCATTGTATCAGATGCTGCAGAACGGCAGAGTAACCCTTCCGGCCTGTGAGACAGCGCTGGATATGCTGTATTTCAGGTCCATGTGGAAGATTAAGGACAAGTACCTGTCCAGGAACGAGCAGAAGATAATCGCCAAGTGCTTCGGCGCCAGGATGGATATGTTGAACCTCCAGTGGATTTGCCGTTCCAAAAAGTTTTACCAGCTGGAGCCGGGGGAGATATACGCCATGCTGATTCCCATACAGCTCCATCTGACCAGGAAAGAGATTAACCGGATGGTGGAGGCGGAGAACCTGGATATACTGTACGGACTCATAAGGGCAAGCTGGTACGGCAGGACGGGTCTGGTCCATCTGGACGAAAATCAGGACCTGGACCATCTGGCTCACGATATAATAGACAGGATATACCAGAAGGCAAGCAGAAAAGACCCATACTCCATCGCCATACTGAATTCCTATCTCTACTTCAAGGAGAGGGAAGTCGAGCGTATCATTACTACCATTGAGAAGATACGTTATGGATTGGGAGCAAGTTGA
- a CDS encoding V-type ATP synthase subunit I, whose amino-acid sequence MIEKMKFLSITGPKEDIDRVVDTYLSRYEIHLENALSELKTVKDLRPYIETNPYKDVLERASELLESYHDLISDQTDRKMKLEEAVEAINSLDTQLKELTDRKNALVHQRDELKASRDRVVPFAGLNYNVKEILKFRFMKFRFGRISREYYEKFSSYVYETIDTVMFKCEEEGDYVWVVYFVPESLADKIDAIYASMHFERCFLPDEYEGTPVEAGHVLDDRIGSLQKEIDEADRKIVEAMSSRKEEFAAACRRIRTFSTNFDVRKMAAVTKHDTHNFYILCGWMTEKDAEKFRKEIERDSDTFCIIEDDHNNIMSTPPTKMKNPGLFRPFEMYVEMYGLPSYNELDPTILIGITYSILFGFMFGDAGQGLCLLIGGFLLYRFKKIRLAGIISCCGVFSTIFGLLFGSVFGFEDIMDAVWLRPQEAMTNLPFIGRLNTVFVAAVAIGMGIILLCMILNVINSLRSHDVEKAYFDTNGVAGLVFYFALASVIVLYMTGNPLPATVILVIMFLIPLLVIFFKEPLAAIVEKKAERMETGLGMFITQGIFELFEVLLSYFSNTLSFVRVGAFAVSHAAMMQVVLMLAGAEAGGNTNWAVVVGGNLFVCGMEGLIVGIQVLRLEYYELFSRFYRGSGRAFEPYGKVAGEQ is encoded by the coding sequence GTGATTGAGAAGATGAAGTTCTTAAGTATTACCGGTCCAAAGGAGGATATCGACCGGGTGGTGGACACCTATCTGTCCAGATATGAGATACACCTGGAAAATGCTCTGTCGGAGCTTAAGACAGTAAAAGACCTGAGGCCTTATATTGAAACAAATCCATATAAGGATGTGCTGGAAAGGGCCTCGGAGCTGCTGGAAAGCTATCATGACCTGATTTCGGACCAGACGGACCGAAAGATGAAGCTGGAAGAAGCCGTTGAGGCCATTAACAGCCTGGACACCCAGCTTAAGGAACTGACGGACCGGAAGAACGCCCTGGTGCACCAGCGGGACGAGTTAAAGGCGTCCAGGGACAGGGTGGTACCCTTTGCGGGGCTTAACTACAACGTGAAGGAGATACTTAAGTTCCGGTTCATGAAGTTCCGGTTCGGCCGTATTTCCAGGGAATATTACGAAAAATTCTCATCCTATGTGTATGAGACCATAGACACGGTCATGTTCAAATGCGAGGAGGAGGGGGACTATGTATGGGTGGTCTACTTCGTGCCGGAGAGCCTGGCCGACAAGATTGACGCCATCTATGCATCCATGCATTTTGAAAGGTGTTTCCTTCCGGACGAGTATGAGGGCACTCCTGTGGAGGCCGGACATGTGCTGGACGACAGGATAGGAAGCCTTCAGAAGGAGATAGACGAGGCGGACAGGAAAATCGTGGAGGCCATGAGCAGCAGGAAGGAGGAGTTTGCCGCTGCCTGCAGACGCATCAGGACATTTTCCACCAACTTTGATGTGAGGAAGATGGCTGCCGTCACCAAGCATGACACCCACAACTTCTATATCCTGTGCGGATGGATGACGGAGAAGGACGCGGAAAAGTTCCGGAAGGAAATCGAACGTGACAGCGATACCTTCTGCATCATCGAGGACGACCACAACAACATCATGAGCACGCCTCCCACCAAGATGAAGAATCCGGGACTGTTTAGGCCCTTTGAGATGTATGTGGAGATGTACGGACTGCCATCCTATAATGAACTGGACCCCACCATACTGATTGGTATAACGTACTCCATTTTGTTTGGATTCATGTTCGGGGACGCCGGGCAGGGGCTGTGCCTGCTGATAGGAGGATTCCTGCTGTACCGGTTTAAGAAGATACGTCTGGCCGGAATCATTTCCTGCTGCGGCGTGTTCTCCACCATATTCGGACTGCTCTTCGGAAGCGTCTTTGGATTTGAGGATATCATGGATGCGGTGTGGCTCAGACCCCAGGAGGCCATGACAAATCTGCCCTTCATAGGAAGGCTGAACACGGTATTCGTGGCGGCGGTTGCCATCGGAATGGGAATCATCCTTTTATGTATGATTCTCAACGTCATCAACAGCCTGCGCTCCCATGATGTGGAGAAGGCGTATTTTGACACAAACGGCGTGGCCGGATTGGTATTTTACTTTGCCCTGGCATCCGTGATTGTACTGTATATGACCGGTAATCCCCTTCCCGCCACCGTGATTCTGGTAATCATGTTCCTGATTCCGCTTTTGGTGATATTCTTTAAGGAGCCGCTGGCAGCCATAGTGGAGAAGAAGGCGGAGCGTATGGAAACCGGACTGGGAATGTTTATCACCCAGGGTATATTTGAACTCTTTGAGGTACTGTTAAGCTATTTTTCCAATACCCTTTCCTTTGTCCGTGTGGGCGCGTTTGCGGTGAGCCACGCAGCCATGATGCAGGTGGTCCTGATGCTGGCAGGGGCAGAGGCGGGAGGAAATACCAACTGGGCCGTGGTGGTTGGCGGCAACCTGTTTGTATGCGGTATGGAGGGCCTGATTGTGGGCATCCAGGTACTGCGTCTGGAATACTATGAGCTGTTCAGCCGATTTTACCGCGGCAGCGGCAGGGCATTTGAACCGTATGGAAAGGTTGCCGGAGAGCAGTAA
- a CDS encoding ATP synthase subunit C, translated as MSLLVKITLSAALILSIAVPFGAFAAGERTKGRYKTALAANVFLFFGTMIFAAVVMFSGNAAAAEAGAQAAGSSAAGMGYLSAALATGLSCLGGGIAVSAAASAALGAISEDSSILGKSLIFVGLAEGVCLYGLIISFMILGKL; from the coding sequence ATGAGTTTATTAGTTAAGATTACACTGAGCGCAGCACTTATTTTAAGCATTGCAGTACCTTTCGGAGCATTTGCAGCAGGGGAAAGGACAAAGGGACGCTATAAGACAGCCCTGGCGGCCAATGTGTTCCTGTTCTTCGGCACCATGATATTTGCGGCAGTGGTCATGTTCTCCGGCAATGCAGCGGCAGCCGAGGCGGGCGCCCAGGCAGCCGGTTCATCCGCGGCAGGCATGGGGTATCTGTCAGCGGCCCTGGCCACAGGACTTTCCTGTCTGGGCGGCGGCATCGCTGTTTCCGCAGCAGCCAGCGCAGCACTGGGAGCTATCAGCGAGGACAGCTCCATCCTTGGTAAATCATTAATCTTCGTAGGTCTTGCCGAAGGTGTGTGTCTCTATGGTCTGATCATATCCTTTATGATCTTAGGAAAGCTGTAA
- a CDS encoding V-type ATP synthase subunit F, translated as MKMYLISDNIDTLTGMRLAGVEGAVVHKREELKEELDKALADKSIGIILLTEKFGREFPEIIDNVKLERRLPLIVEIPDRHGTGRKPDFITSYVNEAIGLKL; from the coding sequence ATGAAGATGTACCTTATCAGCGACAACATCGACACCCTGACCGGCATGCGTCTGGCAGGAGTCGAGGGGGCTGTGGTCCATAAGAGGGAAGAACTGAAGGAAGAACTGGATAAGGCCCTGGCCGACAAATCCATCGGAATCATCCTGCTGACAGAAAAGTTTGGCAGGGAATTTCCGGAAATCATCGACAACGTAAAGCTGGAGCGCAGGCTTCCGCTGATTGTGGAGATTCCGGACCGCCATGGAACCGGCCGCAAGCCGGACTTTATCACCTCTTATGTGAACGAGGCAATCGGACTGAAACTGTAG
- a CDS encoding V-type ATP synthase subunit E — MTTEEKLKHFQDICMTDARERSARMLDDYMNALEAAFEEHAADAGRRADMQVEAETEKLGREINKRLSIGQLDLKREASHKQEELKDKLFVELRDKLANFMETQDYQRLLDRQVKAAKEFAGDEELIIYMDPSDVDKLQRIAMHHNATIKVSEYSFNGGTRAVLPGKHILIDNSFQTKLDEARHEFKFDLTGGRQSG; from the coding sequence TTGACAACAGAGGAAAAGCTAAAGCATTTCCAGGATATCTGCATGACGGACGCCAGAGAGCGCAGCGCCAGGATGCTGGATGACTATATGAACGCCCTGGAAGCTGCCTTTGAGGAGCATGCGGCTGACGCCGGGAGGCGGGCCGACATGCAGGTGGAGGCAGAGACAGAGAAGCTGGGACGTGAGATCAATAAAAGGCTGTCCATCGGCCAGCTGGATTTAAAGAGGGAGGCCAGCCACAAGCAGGAGGAGCTTAAGGATAAGCTGTTCGTGGAACTGCGCGATAAACTGGCCAACTTCATGGAGACACAGGATTACCAGCGGCTTCTGGACCGCCAGGTAAAGGCTGCCAAGGAATTTGCAGGGGACGAGGAGCTGATTATCTACATGGACCCATCGGATGTGGATAAGCTGCAGCGCATTGCCATGCATCACAACGCTACCATCAAGGTCAGCGAATATTCCTTTAACGGAGGCACAAGGGCTGTGCTTCCGGGCAAGCATATACTCATAGACAACTCATTCCAGACTAAGCTGGACGAGGCCCGCCATGAGTTTAAATTTGACTTGACAGGAGGTAGGCAAAGTGGCTAA
- a CDS encoding V-type ATP synthase subunit A → MAKTGVIYGINGPVVSLLGDSGFQMNEMVHVGQEKLVGEVIGLNSEKTTIQVYEETSGIKPGETVTGTGAPVSVTLAPGILSNIFDGIERPLSEIAKGSGYYISRGISVNSLDTDKKWDTHMVVKEGDRIMPGTIIAEVPETRAITHKVMAPPDAEGYVLTVVPDGRYTIEEPLLTLQLMDGTERTLTMTQKWPIRVARPSAKRFPAVKPLITGQRILDTMFPLAKGGTAAIPGGFGTGKTMTQHQVAKWSDADVIIYIGCGERGNEMTQVLEEFSELIDPKTGNPLMDRTTLIANTSNMPVAAREASLYSGLTLAEYYRDMGYHVAIMADSTSRWAEALRELSGRLEEMPAEEGFPAYLASRLSAFYERAGMMQNLNGTEGSVTIIGAVSPQGGDFSEPVTMNTKRFVRCFWGLDKSLAYARHFPAIHWLTSYSEYINDLSSWYMDNVDKRFVDDRNRLMALLVQESSLMEIVKLIGADVLPDDQKLVLEIAKVIRLGFLQQNAFHKDDTSVPLIKQFKMMEVILYLYKKSRSLVSMGMPVSVLKEENIFDKIISIKYDVPNDRLDMFDDYMKMIDDFYDRVVERNA, encoded by the coding sequence GTGGCTAAGACAGGTGTGATTTACGGTATAAATGGTCCTGTCGTTTCCCTGCTGGGCGACTCAGGGTTCCAGATGAATGAGATGGTGCATGTGGGCCAGGAGAAGCTGGTGGGCGAGGTCATCGGACTTAACTCAGAGAAAACAACCATCCAGGTTTATGAGGAAACCAGCGGAATTAAGCCGGGAGAAACCGTGACTGGTACAGGCGCCCCGGTGTCCGTTACGCTGGCGCCGGGAATCCTGAGCAATATATTTGACGGAATCGAGCGTCCCTTAAGCGAGATTGCCAAGGGAAGCGGATATTATATCAGCCGCGGCATATCCGTGAACAGTCTGGACACGGATAAAAAGTGGGATACCCACATGGTGGTGAAGGAGGGGGACAGAATCATGCCCGGCACCATCATCGCGGAGGTGCCCGAGACAAGGGCCATCACCCATAAGGTCATGGCTCCGCCGGATGCGGAAGGTTATGTCCTTACGGTGGTGCCGGATGGCCGGTACACCATAGAAGAGCCGCTTCTGACCCTTCAGCTCATGGACGGCACTGAGAGAACCCTGACCATGACCCAGAAATGGCCCATCCGCGTGGCCAGGCCGTCTGCCAAGCGTTTTCCGGCAGTAAAGCCCCTGATCACAGGCCAGCGTATTCTGGACACCATGTTCCCGCTGGCAAAGGGCGGCACGGCTGCCATTCCAGGCGGTTTCGGAACAGGCAAGACCATGACCCAGCATCAGGTGGCAAAGTGGTCGGATGCGGATGTCATTATCTACATTGGCTGCGGGGAGCGCGGCAACGAGATGACCCAGGTTCTGGAGGAGTTTTCAGAGCTGATAGACCCAAAGACAGGAAATCCGCTGATGGACAGAACGACCCTGATTGCCAATACATCCAACATGCCGGTGGCTGCCCGTGAAGCCAGCCTGTATTCCGGTCTTACCCTGGCAGAGTATTACAGGGATATGGGCTACCATGTGGCTATTATGGCTGACTCCACCTCCAGATGGGCAGAGGCCCTCAGGGAGCTGTCAGGCCGCCTGGAGGAAATGCCAGCCGAAGAGGGATTCCCGGCTTACCTGGCATCCCGCCTTTCCGCGTTCTACGAGAGGGCGGGCATGATGCAGAACCTTAATGGGACCGAAGGCTCCGTGACCATCATCGGCGCAGTGTCGCCCCAGGGAGGCGACTTCTCCGAGCCTGTGACCATGAACACCAAGCGTTTCGTGCGCTGCTTCTGGGGGCTGGATAAATCCCTGGCTTACGCCAGGCACTTCCCTGCCATCCACTGGCTTACCAGCTATTCGGAATATATAAACGACCTGTCCTCCTGGTACATGGACAACGTGGATAAGCGGTTTGTGGACGACCGGAACCGCCTGATGGCCCTTCTGGTACAGGAGAGCAGTCTGATGGAAATTGTGAAGCTGATTGGAGCCGACGTACTGCCGGACGACCAGAAGCTGGTGCTTGAAATCGCAAAGGTCATCCGTCTGGGATTCCTGCAGCAGAACGCATTCCACAAGGATGACACGTCTGTGCCATTGATTAAGCAGTTTAAGATGATGGAAGTCATTCTTTACCTGTATAAGAAATCACGTTCCCTTGTATCCATGGGCATGCCTGTGTCCGTGCTGAAGGAGGAGAACATATTCGACAAAATTATATCCATCAAATACGATGTGCCCAATGACCGCCTGGATATGTTTGATGATTATATGAAGATGATTGACGATTTTTACGACAGGGTTGTGGAACGGAACGCATAA
- a CDS encoding V-type ATP synthase subunit B: protein MAIEYLGLSEINGPLVVLEGVQNAAYDEIVEMTVAGSLHKIGRIIEIYGDRAIIQVFEGTDGMALRNTHTRLTGHPMEIEVSEEMLGRTFNGIGQPIDGLGDIISDVKLDINGKPLNPVTREYPRNYIRTGISAIDGLTTLIRGQKLPIFSGNGLPHDQLAAQIVQQASLGENSDEEFAIVFGAMGVKYDVADFFRRTFEESGVSEHVAMFINLANDPVVERLITPKIALTLAEYLAFEKGMHILVILTDMTSYAEAMREVSSSKGEIPSRKGFPGYLYSDLASLYERAGIVAGRPGSVTQIPILTMPNDDITHPIPDLTGYITEGQIVLDRQLNGQNIYPPINVLPSLSRLMKDGIGEGYTRADHQDVANQLFSCYAKVGDARALASVIGEDELSPIDKKYLEFGKAFEERFIGQAPHENRTILDTLDIGWKLLGMLPREELDRIDTKVLDQYYKTVDTVKE, encoded by the coding sequence ATGGCGATTGAATATTTAGGTTTAAGTGAAATTAATGGCCCTCTGGTGGTCCTGGAGGGCGTTCAGAATGCGGCTTACGATGAAATCGTGGAAATGACCGTGGCCGGGAGTCTCCACAAGATAGGACGCATCATTGAGATATACGGGGACAGGGCCATCATTCAGGTGTTTGAGGGCACGGACGGCATGGCCCTGCGCAATACCCACACAAGGCTTACGGGCCATCCCATGGAGATAGAGGTTTCCGAGGAGATGCTGGGACGTACCTTTAACGGCATCGGCCAGCCCATCGACGGGCTGGGCGACATTATATCCGATGTGAAGCTGGATATTAACGGAAAACCCTTAAATCCTGTGACCCGTGAGTACCCCAGAAACTATATCCGTACGGGAATTTCAGCCATTGACGGGCTGACCACCCTGATTCGCGGACAGAAGCTGCCCATCTTTTCAGGAAACGGTCTTCCCCATGACCAGCTGGCTGCCCAGATTGTGCAGCAGGCATCCCTGGGAGAGAATTCGGATGAGGAATTTGCCATTGTGTTCGGCGCCATGGGTGTCAAATACGATGTGGCTGATTTCTTCCGCCGCACCTTTGAGGAGAGCGGGGTATCCGAGCATGTGGCCATGTTTATCAACCTGGCTAATGACCCTGTGGTGGAAAGGCTTATCACCCCTAAAATCGCCCTTACCCTGGCCGAGTATCTGGCCTTTGAAAAGGGAATGCACATACTGGTTATACTGACGGACATGACCTCTTATGCCGAGGCTATGCGTGAAGTCTCCTCCTCCAAGGGCGAGATTCCGTCCAGAAAGGGATTCCCGGGCTATCTCTACAGCGACCTGGCTTCCCTCTACGAGAGAGCCGGCATCGTGGCGGGACGGCCTGGTTCCGTGACCCAGATACCCATTCTCACCATGCCCAACGACGATATTACCCATCCCATCCCTGACCTGACAGGCTACATCACAGAGGGGCAGATTGTTCTGGACCGGCAGCTGAACGGGCAGAACATCTATCCGCCCATCAATGTGCTGCCATCCCTGTCCAGGCTTATGAAGGACGGCATCGGAGAAGGCTACACCAGGGCGGACCATCAGGATGTGGCCAACCAGCTTTTCTCCTGCTATGCAAAGGTGGGGGATGCCAGGGCCCTGGCATCGGTTATAGGTGAGGATGAACTTTCACCCATTGACAAGAAATACCTGGAGTTCGGCAAGGCCTTTGAGGAACGTTTCATAGGTCAGGCCCCCCATGAGAACCGCACTATCCTGGACACCCTGGATATTGGCTGGAAGCTTCTGGGGATGCTGCCCAGGGAGGAACTGGACCGTATCGACACCAAGGTGCTTGACCAGTATTATAAAACTGTGGACACCGTGAAGGAGTGA